The DNA region CTGCCCGAGGATATGGAGCAGTGCATAAAGGCGGGCGCTGAAAAGGAATGTTCACCCGTGGGCAAAAATGTGTTTGATGATATCATAGACAATATCAACGTTGCCCGCAATGAGACCATACCGATATGTCAGGATACAGGCATGGCTGTAATATTCATGGAGGTAGGTCAGGACGTTCACTTTGTTGGCGGTTCACTTAATGAAGCCGTAAACAAGGGCGTATCCCGCGGCTACATCGACGGCAGACTGCGCTGTTCGATAGTGAGCGACCCTCTGGAGAGAGTTAACACAGGCGACAACACACCACCCGTGGTACACCTTAAAATAGTTGAGGGCGACAAGGTGAACATCATGGTAGCACCTAAGGGATTCGGCAGTGAGAATATGTCTCAGCTGAAGATGATGACACCATCTGTAACAAGGGAAGAGATAGTTGACTGGGTAGTTGGCGTATGTGCAAAGGCAGGTTCAAACCCATGTCCCCCGATAGTGATAGGCGTAGGCATAGGCGGAGACTTTGAAAAGTGCGCATACCTTGCAAAGAAGGCCCTTTGCAGACCTGTCAGCGAGAGAAATCCCAAGAAGCTGTATGCCGATCTTGAAGCTGAGATCCTGGAGAAGATCAACAAACTGGGCATAGGACCTCAGGGCTTTGGCGGCACACAGACCTGTCTGGCAGTAAATATCGAGGAAGCACCTACACACATCGCAGGACTTCCGGTATCGGTAAATGTTGGCTGTCACGTAACAAGACACGCACAGGGTACTATATAAATTCAATAGACCCGCAAATTTCCAAAGCGGCAATTTTGCGGGGAGCATAACTGTTAAGAGCGCAGACTATAAAAAAACGTCCGCGCTCTTTTTTTACTATATCACCGTAAAAGAATTATCATCCAAAAACGCCGTTTCCACACAGGAAACGGCGTTATCCGTATTATCCTTCATTTATCACGAGGTCACTCGTTCGCAGTATACCAGATACCTCTGGCTGTTTATGCCGTAAGGGTGACAGGTATACAGCGTCAGAATGTCCTTACCCGGCTGTATCAGTATGGAGTCTACCGCATCAGGGTCAACTATCTTAGTGCTGACCACGCGGTATTCCATAGTGTACCAATAGTTCTGGAGCTTGATGATATCACCGCTCTCCAGTTTTTCAACGTGCCTGAGAAAATCCGAACCGCCAAGACCGCGATGAACTGCAATTACACAGTTGGTATTAACATCACCTATCGGATACGAAGTATAGGTCAGATGACCGCAGCCTGCTGTAAGATTCGCATCATTGGCTCCCAGAAATAAGGGGAGCTTCAGATCCAGCTTATCTATCATAAGCAAGCCTATACTTTCCGTCTTAATGCCATAATCAGTAAGGTCAAACTCGGGATACTTGTAAGCCGACGGAGAATTCAGCTGGCTCTGACCCGATTCGTACAGCTCCTTGTTACGCCTGCGCATATATTGGTACAGGTCGTTGAGGTATGGCTGGTTTTCCTCTGCCTCTTTATCGTAGCGTACTTTTTCATAGGGTGCGGGATCTCCGTTTTCATCACGGGGTACATCGTCGCCAAAATCAACATCGCCGTTTTCTTCGGCTTCCTGGATTATCCTTGTCAGATCGTCTTTGTATTCCTGTATGTTCTCTTCTACCTGTTTGCTTATGATGATCTTGCTGATAAAGGGATAAAGGAATAATCCCAGACCTATAAGGAACAGCAGCAGTAGCAGTATCGTGGTAAGACGTTTTTTCTTCTTTTTCTTTTTAGTCAACAGCTTGTCCTCCTTACAAAGGCAGTGCCGCCCGCAAAGCAAGCGGCACTGTTTATCAGCTTTATATCATATGCGGTTTTCGGAGGGTCTTAACAGTTTCCGAAAGATCCTTCACACATCAGATCAAGCATTTTCCTGCTCTTCTTCGTCCTTGTCTCTCTTCTTGAAGAATATGAAGAAGAACAGTGCTCCGCCCATAACACCGATACCTGCTATTGTGAATACGATAGCTGCTGTTGTACCTGTGAAAGGCAGATCGAAAGCCTTGATAGTCTGATCATTAACAAATACTATCTTATTATCTGAGATCAACTTTTCTTCGTTTGCTTCTGTACCATAGTAAACCTTACCGTTCTTGGCAATGAATATGGTCTTGGTGTTAACAGCTTCGTCATCTTCAACATAATAGCCTGACTGTGTTGAGATCTGCTTGATGGTGTAGACACCGGGTGCAAGGTTTGCAAGTGTTACGAGCTTTGTTTCTGCATCGTCGGAATACTCACTGCAGCGTGAAACTTCGAATGTACCTGTAAGTTCCTTTGAAGTATCATTTTTATCTACGTTCGAGATAGTGATGGTTGCAGGTGTGAATTCGTCATATGTACCCTCAGGAGGATAATCAGGAGCACTGGGATCGGGATAGCTTGTTATGCCGGGATAATTATCAACCTTATCAGGATCCGGGATATCATCGGGTATTTCATCATCAGGATCCGATGCAGGGGGATTATAAGCATACTCATAAGCTATCGATGAACTGTTCTTTACTTTACCCGCTGTATAACCGTCAACGATAGTTGATGTAACGGTTATTTCGAGAGAAGTATAATCACCAAGTTCTCCTATGCCATCCTTTGTCAGTGTAACGGTTAATATACCATCGCCTGTGCTTACAGTGTAATCTTCTGTCAAAGCGAGTGTTTTCGAATTCGTA from Ruminococcus albus AD2013 includes:
- a CDS encoding fumarate hydratase produces the protein MREINVNEVEELIRELCIKANLYLPEDMEQCIKAGAEKECSPVGKNVFDDIIDNINVARNETIPICQDTGMAVIFMEVGQDVHFVGGSLNEAVNKGVSRGYIDGRLRCSIVSDPLERVNTGDNTPPVVHLKIVEGDKVNIMVAPKGFGSENMSQLKMMTPSVTREEIVDWVVGVCAKAGSNPCPPIVIGVGIGGDFEKCAYLAKKALCRPVSERNPKKLYADLEAEILEKINKLGIGPQGFGGTQTCLAVNIEEAPTHIAGLPVSVNVGCHVTRHAQGTI
- a CDS encoding class C sortase, translated to MTKKKKKKKRLTTILLLLLFLIGLGLFLYPFISKIIISKQVEENIQEYKDDLTRIIQEAEENGDVDFGDDVPRDENGDPAPYEKVRYDKEAEENQPYLNDLYQYMRRRNKELYESGQSQLNSPSAYKYPEFDLTDYGIKTESIGLLMIDKLDLKLPLFLGANDANLTAGCGHLTYTSYPIGDVNTNCVIAVHRGLGGSDFLRHVEKLESGDIIKLQNYWYTMEYRVVSTKIVDPDAVDSILIQPGKDILTLYTCHPYGINSQRYLVYCERVTS